tccacctccaccaCCCGCCTTCCACATCGCGCCATCGGCGACCGGATCTCGCTCGCGGCCGTATGTCAAGGTGGAGTTATGCAGGCGTTATTGGGAGACGCGCACGTCGCTGCCGTGGACGGATGTGCACCTCCCCAATAACTGGCACCTCTCCGCGGATCGGATGCCCATTCCCACGATCCCGGTGAGCCGCCGGGCCCGTCGGGAGGAGATCAACCGACGTCGGGCCTGCCTGCCGCCGGACCTCATCGACGATTGGAGGTACGCCGTCGACTCCCTCCTGTAAGATACTTGGCTCCGCGACAAGCACACCATACGTCGGCAATCTTTCTTTGTCGGTCGTGCTCCGAGCCCACCGTGGCCGTGATCTGAGCGCCGTGCGCGCGCTCCCAGGCGCCCCAGCCGTGTGTTATGGACCTCGATCTAGGGTTGCAGGTgcgagggaaggaagggggaaaggggATCGGGTTAGAAGGAGGACGAAGAGCAGCTTCGTTCCTGGTTCACAGATTACAATAATACTTGATACCCTTTTCTGCTCGCTCGCCTCTACTTATCTCCTCACGGCCGCAGGCCACACACACACCCTCTCCTAGATGCTGGGTCCCCCGCGTCAGGCAGTTACGCGCCTTCCTTGGCCATCAAGGCTTCACCTTCTCGCCCCTTGTCCGTCTCGTCTTCACTGGCCGATGGGGCCCTCTGGTCAGCCGTGACATCTCCCCCTTCTTGCGTTTCGCCTTGTCCCCAAGGCGGAGAGGTAGGAAAGCGCCGTTGCAGTTGTTGTGGCTCTTCCCAGGTGGCCATGCATGGAGGCAGACCGCTCCACTTGATGCATAGGCGTAGGGCTGACTCGCCTCCGACGCGAACCATCTTGCTCTCCAGCACCGTTTCTGGTATGTGTTCCGCCTGCAAGACAGAGTGATCAGGTGGTAAAGCAGGACTCACTGGCACCACGGCCCCTTGAGCTTTCTTTAGCTGCGATACGTGGACGACTGGATGAATCTTGCTTGTAAGTGGGAGGTCCAACTTGTATGCCACCGCGCCAATCCGCGCCACCACTCTGTAGGGGCCAAAGTAGCGAAATGCGAGTTTCTGGTGTGGCCTTTGCGCGACTGATGACTGAATGAAGGGTTGTAGCTTGAGCAGTACCACGTCGCCCACAGCAAACTCGCGATCCATGCGATGCTTGTCTGCCTGTCGTTTCATCCGGTCCTGAGCTTGCTTCAGTTGTTGCTGTAACAGGTCGATCATAATCTCCCGTTCATGCAACCAGGCAGCCAAGTTCGGCACTGTGCACTCATCGACTTGGGTAACTCCAAACTCCCTTGGTAGATGGCCATACACTACTTCAAGCGGAGTCCTCCCCAGGGCTGAATGGAAAGACGTATTGTACCAGTACTCGGCAAGCGGTAGCCACTTCGACCAATTTGCAGGACATGAGTGCACCGCGCACTTGAGATAAGCCTCGAGACATTGGTTCACGCGCTCCGTCTGGCCGTCCGTCTGTGGGTGGTATGCAGAACTGAGTCGGATCTCGGTACGGCATAGTTTGAACAGTTCCTTTCACACCTTACTTGTGAACACTTTGTCGCGGTCGGAGATAAGAGCTAGTGGCAGGCCATGTAAGTGAAAGATCTCCTTCATGAACAGCTTCGCAACTTGGAGGGCCGTGAATGGATGCACCAAGGGAATGAAATGGGCATACTTTGAGAATTTATCCACAGTCACCAAAACTGTATCAAAGCCTCCTGACCTGGGCAATCATTCGATGAAGTCCAGAGACACCACTGCCCAAGGTTTCTTTGGGATCGGCAGGGGCTGGAGTAGTCCGGCCGGCGAGATCCTTTCCGTTTTGGCCTGCTGACAGACCATACAATTGCGAACAAAGTTTTTTACTTGCTCTTTCATCCCGTGCCAAGCAAAGAGCCTCTTGATCCTCTTGTAGGTGGCGTGGAAGCCAGAGTGGCCTCCTGCTGCGCTTGCGTGTAGCGTCTGGATGAGGTGTTGCTGAATTTCGGTGTCACTACCGATCCACACGCGCCCTTTGTATCGAACGATCCCTTCCTGCATGGTGAAGTCCGGCTCGCTCTTGGGATCCAAGGCCAGCTTGGTCAGACGTTGTCGTGCCGCTGTATCCTGTTGGTAACTGTTCTTGATCGCCTCGAGCCAAACCGGCTTGCACACGGAAATAGCAGCAAGCTCCTCCTGATCAGGGTGCGCTCGCCGTGAGAGTGCGTCCGCGGCGCGGTTAGTCAAGCCACCCTTGTACTAGATAGTGT
The Aegilops tauschii subsp. strangulata cultivar AL8/78 chromosome 3, Aet v6.0, whole genome shotgun sequence genome window above contains:
- the LOC141043059 gene encoding uncharacterized protein, which translates into the protein MGCHWIPGRKGKHDREAGSSFGHRCRSTPSPPPPPPPPAFHIAPSATGSRSRPYVKVELCRRYWETRTSLPWTDVHLPNNWHLSADRMPIPTIPVSRRARREEINRRRACLPPDLIDDWRYAVDSLL